The nucleotide window ACAAAATCACCTGTCGTAAAAGCCGATGACCGGCCCCGCCAGGGGCCGGCTTTCGAGACTGGTCAGCTTGCGGGTTCGTCGGCCAGGCGGTCTTTCATGCGGTAGGATTTGCCCTCGATGACGACGGTCTGAGCGCGGTGCAGCAGGCGGTCCAAGATCGCCGCGGTGATGCCAGCGTCGTTGTTAAAGATCCCTGCCCAGTGTTTGTAGGCCTTGTTGGTGGTGACGATCAGCGAGCCGCGTTCGTAGCGTTGGCTGACGATCTGGAAGAGCAGGTCGGCCCCCGACTTGTCGAGCGGCAGGTAGCCGACCTCATCGAGCACGAGCACCGCAGGGGTCATGTAACGCTTCAACTCGGCTTGCAACCGGTGCAGGGACTGGGCGGTGACCAGGGCGTTGATCGCGTCCACCGCCGTCGTAAACAGCACCGTGTAACCCGCCTGGCAGGCCGCGTAGCCCAACGCGCTCGCGAGATGTGTCTTCCCAAGCCCCACACCACCGCAAAACACCACGTTGGTGCGCTCCTTCACAAAGCCCAGTTCGAAGAGGTGCCGCACCTGCGCTTCGTTCAACTCCTTGGGCCAGTCCCACTGGAACTGGTCGACGGTTTTCTTGACCGGGAAGCGCGCCGCCTGGATACGCCGCTCCAGCGCCCGGATCTGGCGGTCCTGGGTCTCGGCCTGCACCAGTCGGCGTAAAAATTCGGCGTGCGAACAGCGCGCCTTGGCCGCCTCGGCGGTCAGTTCGCCGTGGTGACGCAACAGGTAACCGAGTTTCAGATACTTGAGCCTAAATCCGGCAATAGAAACTAGCCAAAAATCACGCAGGTGATTGTTTGGCTGTCATATGCCGCCGTTTTTACCGCCGGAAAAAGCTCACCCCGAGGGTGAGTCAGAAAACCCTGATCACAAGGCAACGCCAAGCGATGCCGCCGAGGTGTTGATTGTGGATACACCCGGAGGACGTTTTCGTGCGCAGTTCGCCCCAGAGTTGCCGGTGAGCCCCTTGGGGGCACTGGTGTTTTTCACGCAGTACTTGTGTGCGACAGGAGGCTTCGAGGCACTGGTTGCGGACACGCCGCTTTGTTACAGCAGCAACCGCGCACACCGCCCTCGCGACGTGATTGGAACCCTGCTTTTGGGGATGCTCTCCGGGCACTATCGCTACGCGCACCTCGCGGCCCTGCGCGGCGACGACATTGCCCCGAGCCTGCTCGGACTTAAGTCGATTGTCAGCGAGGATTGTGTGCGCCGGGCGCTGGCTCGCATCGGTGCCGAGCAGGGGCAGGACTGGTTGCGGCGTCACCTCGACCAAACCTGTCATGGGTTTTTGGATAACCAGTGGATCCTCGACATCGATGTCACCATCAAGCCCATCTATGGACGTCAGGAAGGTGCCAGCATCGGCTATAACCCGCAAAAGCCCGGACGCCCCAGCCACGCCTACCACACCTACTGGATCGCCACCTTGCGCCTGTGTCTGGACGTGGAGGTGCACCCCGGCGATCAATCCGCCGCCGGACATGGTTTTGCGGGGCTGTGGGCGCTCATCGACCGACTGCCAGCCGAGCGCCGGCCCCATCTTTTGCGCGGTGACTGCGCCTATGGCCAGGAGGCGCTGCTCAGTGAAGCTGAAGCGCGTAAACTCAACTATTTGTTCAAACTGCGCCGCACCGCCAAGGCCCGCGAGCTGGTGGCCGCGCTTGAACGCACCACCACCACCGCTTGGACCGACGCCGGACAAGGCTGGCAGGGCTGCGAAAGCTGCCTGCGCCTGCAAGGCTGGAACCGGGCCCGACGTGTGGTGGTCTTGCGCCGTCGCCTCAACGACCAACGCCACCCCCGGGCCCGCCGCCGCCTCGTGCGCGAGCAAGCCGACCACGCTTTGCTGCTGAACATCCCCGACGCGGCCGCCTGCGAGCCGATCATCTACGAACATCAGATCCTCGTTACGAGCCTGCCCTACGAGATCCTTACCCTTGCCACCCTGTATCGGGAACGTGGGGGCGCGGAAAACCCCTTCGACGAGCTCAAGAACCAGTGGAGCTGGTCGGGGTTTACCTCCCAGGAGCTAAACTCCTGTCAGCACGCCGCGCGTTTGGCCGCACTGGTTTACAACTGGTGGACGCTCTATCACCGCCTGCTTCAACCCGGTCAGCACCACGAGGCGGTGAGTACACGTCCCCGTCTGCTCTGCGGAGCGACCCGGCAGAGCGAACACTCCGGTCAACGCCGCCTGGACGTGCGCTTGAGCCATGCCGAGGCACCTCGCCTGAGTGAACTCATCACAAAGTTGGCCAGATGGTTACATGGTATCCTTCATAATGCGGAGCAATGGAGTGTCGCCCAGCGCTGGGGGCAAATCGTAGCGAGGATTTTACAGGAAAACTTCCCTGTACTCGGCCCTGAACCGCCTTTGGCCACCGCCCCAAGCTGATCGCGCTTCCGTTCAGCCTGCCGCAGCACTCTCCACCCTCATCTATCCGACGGGCAACGCCCGCCGGCCGCACTTTCTATTGCCGGATTTAGGTTGAGCTGGTCTTTTAATAAATCGGGTTTTTCGGGTTCTGTTTTCATTGGGTATAGGGGCTTAAATCCGGGGGACGCAGTTCGAGTTCCAGTGCGGCCAACGCGTCGGCGCGGGTGAGGTGGATCGGCCCGGCTTGCGGCAAGGCCCGCGCGCGTTGTTCGAGCAAGTTGAGGATGTAATCGCTGGAGTAGGCGCCGAGTTCATGGGCGCTTTCGATCGCCCGGCCGACTGCCTCCGTTCCATACAGGGCCACCAAACCCACGATAGTCGCCAGGTGGTGTCCCGCGTTGAGTCGGCGCTCCTCCAGCCCCCGTTGGTAGGCGGGTGCCGCCGGGCTCAGTTCCAAAAACCGTAGCCGCAGGCGCTGCCGCGCCCCCTGCCGTTTGCGCTCCTCGAGTTCGCGCACATGCTCGGGGTTTTCCACATCGGCGCGGCGGGCAAAACTGCGGGCATGCTCGGCCACCAGGGTGCGGTCCGCATAAAACCTCACCTGCGCCCCCTCGATCTGCGCGGTGAGTAGCGCCCCGGCAAACTTCGTGGGCACCGAGTAGCGGTTCGTTTCGATACTCACCCGGCACCGCCGCGACGCCCGCACGCTTAAGGTGCGCACCGCCGGACTGGCCACCGGGTTAAGCGGCAGGAGCGCAGCGCGCTCCTCGGGCAGCCGGTCCACCGGCCGGCCCTGGGTTTCAGCGTGAACGCGCACGTTGGCCACCGTTTCCAGCCACAAGCTGGCGGCCGGCCCCAGCTCGGTAAACCCATTCATCTGCCTCCCGCCAAGGAAGCTTTTTTTCACGTAACCCACCGCGTTTTCCACCATGCCCTTGGACTGCGGATGCCCCAGCCCGCACGCTTTTATCGTAAACCCGTAGTGCCGGGCAAAGTCCAGGTACTGGGCGTTGTACACCGGGTCGGTCCCGGGCACATGCGAGAGGACGGCCGTCTTGCAGTTGTCCACCATCACCTCGCGCGGCACCCCGCCGAGTTTTTCAAAGGCGCGCCGGTGACAGCCCAGCCACCACTCCTGGCCCTGCCCGAGGGTAAATTCCACATGCAGGAACCGGCTGTACCCCAAAACCATGACGAAAAAACTTAAAGCCCGCCGGGTGCCGTCCACCTCCACCGCGCCAAAACTGCCCCAGTCCACCTGCGCGGTCTGGCCGGGGGCAAACTTGAGGGTAAGAAACGCCTCCAGGTTCCGCGGCCGCACCCGCCGCACGTAGTCTTTCAAAATTGAATACCCGCCCGTGTACCCCCGCTCGCGCACCTTTTGCCAGAGCTGCATGGCGGTGAACGGATGGGCCTCCAGCCACCGCGCGATCGCCGGCTTGTGCACGTCGAGCTTGCTTGGCCTAGGCACCTGCGCGGCCTGGCTGCGCACGTACTTTTCCTGCGCCTGCCAGCGCCTCACCGTCTGCACGTGCAACTGGAGCGAGCGGGCGATTTGCGGCGCACTGTGACCGGCCGCCTCCGCCTGTTTTATCCGGCAATACAGTTCGTAATCGATCACGCGCCCACCTCCCGGCTCGGCGGCGGCGTTGCCGCCAGCGTGTGCGTTGGCCTGCCCCGGTCCAAGGAGAGCACCTGGTAAAGTGGCGCGGCGTAGGCGATCACCCCGGCCTCGATTAACTGCCGACGCGCCTCGACCAGGCCGTCCTCGCTGAGCGTGAGCAGCCGGGCCAGGGTGCGCGTGGCGTAGTAACTCAGCCCGTCGGCGTCACCCACGGTTACCAGGACCAGATAAAGTCCCCAGGCGGGGGCACTGGCCCGCCCCAGGTAATTGCCCCGCACCAGCCGGTGGTCCAGCCAGCTAAACTGGGCCGGCGTGCGCCGGAGTTGTTCGCGATCGATCGGTTGTTTTTGCATAATCGGGCGGCTGGACGTCGATGCCCAGGATCACCCGCCCCCGGGATTGCAGGTGTCGCAGCATGGGTTCGAGGTCCTCTTGTAACGTCACTCCGGCGAACTGCGCGATAAGCCCCACGAGCACAGGGTTTTGCGACTCCCATCTGTCTTGTAACGCCGCGCAGGGATTCGGTAACGCCACCTCGGCGACCGGCTCGGCTTTAGGCTGGTGCACAACGGATTGCGTAGTTGGGATGTCTTGTAACGCCACCCGCCGTCGCGGCCCCCTCCGCCGTGAGTACCCCGGATTGGCCTTCCGCCACTCCTGCACCCGTTGGACATTTTCTGGGCCTTTCCAGTGGTCGAGGTTCTCCGGCTTCGCCAACCATTTGGCCTGACTGGCCGCCCGGCTCGCCCGTCGGCATCCCGGCTTCCCGCAGTAGCGCTGACGCTCGCGGTTATGCGCGTCGGGCAGAAAGAAATCGACACAGTGCAAACACTTGCGTGAACCGGTTGGATGCATCGCTGTGCATCCGCCAAGCGTCCCGCCGGTTCAATCTCCACCCATTCGCACCCCTCATATCCCCAGCCGGACAGGGAAGAAAACCCACCCACGGAAGAAGAGTATTACTCTTTTTAAGGGGAAGAAGATCCACCGAAGAAGAAGTGCATTCCTAACCGCCAGAAATAGACGCTTTCCCGCTCGCCGCTCACACGCTGGCCATAACTTTCCTTAATCAAGCTGAGGTAGTGGGCTACAAAACCCCATTCCTCGTCGGTTACGTCCGTCGGATAACTCCGTCGTGGTTCAGTTTCCACCCTCCACTATACCCATCTTTGGCTTCATGACAGGCTCTAGGCCCGTTACTTTGGAGTTCGACGGGAGTTCCGTCAATCACGCGGCCTTGAGCGGCTGAACGGTTGCCTTGATCTTGTCACCAACGGTATTGATCGCTTCACGAAGATCATAGGCTAACTGAACGCGGAGCCAGTAACCCGGATTGAGGCCAAAATAAGCGCATAGGTGGAGGTCGGTTTCCGCAGAGATGCCGCGTTTCTCGTTTACGATTTCATTGACGCGCTGTTGCGGGAGCTTGGCGTCCTTAGCCAAGCGATAGGGTGTGATTCCCATCGGAATCAAAAAATCTTCACGGAGGAGTTCACCGGGATGGACGTTGAGGTGTTTGCTCATATTTTTTAATGATAATCGGTTATTTCTACGTCGTGGGCGCTTTGAGCGTCCCACCGAAAGCAGACTCGGTATTGATCGTTTACTCGGATGCTGTGTTGGCCGATTCGGTTGCCCTTTAATGGCTCCAGTCGGTTGCCGGGCGGAATACGGAGTTCGTCGAGAGCGGACGCACCGTGAAGCTGGGTGAGCTTCTTGAGTGCGGTTTTATGGATTACGGGTGGCAGTTCGGGCGGGCGGCGTCCGAACCATAGGGATTCGGTTGGTTTATCTGCAAAGGATTGAATCACTGGCTTGTATTGCTACTATTCCTGCATCGCGTGCATCTCGTCAAGCGTGAACAATGATGGCGTACTTGAAGTATTGGCTATAGATGAAAACTTCCGCTTGCTGACGCCGAGGGCCGCGCCCAAGACTGGGCCGAACCCACATTGGCCCTGCATGTAACCCCGGCTTGTGAACAAGATTGTGCTCAAGCTGGACTGCTTGACGCACGAGCCCAAGAGGCGGCCGGAAAACCTGAAAGTGTCGAGGAACCCTGCCTCACCTCGCTGCGCTTGGCGTCCCCTTCCACACCGAGGAAGCGGATTTCGTGCGTACGCAACCGTCTAAGAGTCGTGCGTTTGCCCTTCTTGGCTCAAGCGACTGGGTCGGGGCGTTTTTATGTTCCCCAACAACGAGTTTGCGCTCGACGCGTCGTTAAAAGTACTGGCCCGCGACGTCCCCCGGCCTAAACGTAGTGGGGGGGGAACTGCGCTGGCGTGGCCCGGTGCACCCCACCTGTGTGCAGCCGGTTGGCCGCCACAAAGTGCGGCTTATCTGCATTCCATCAGTGCTAATTCACCCCCACCCCACTGATCAACCGGGGCTGTAAAGGCCTTAAAAACCTCAAGTCGGCCCCCCCCCTGAAAGGGGGCCGGCCTGTGGTTTTCTATTGTGAAAATCGCAGTGGAAATGCTCAGTGACTGGGCGCACCCGAGGGATTAGGCGAAATGCCGGGATCGCTTAGCGGAGGCCTTGTTTGGTGGCCATGTGGACCACGCCGATCCTGCTCTCGTCGGCCCAATTCAGCTAGCACCCACTCCCTCAATTCGGAGTCCGTCATTTCATCGACCCAATCAGCTACAACCCCATCCTTGCGCATATTAATGGAGCACTTCAGAGACTCATTTTCGTCCTTCAATTCCTGAACGTGTACACCCAAATCGCGCGCCTCCTGATGCAGCGCAACATTAGCTTTGAGGGCATCACTAAGCTCCGCGTCAAGCCGCTGATTCCGATCACCGAGTTCAGCGCGAGACTCTCGCTCCACCTCCAGCTGCACGCCCCGTGAGGCGAGCTCTACCAGGGGCTGGATGACACCAACAAAGGAGGCCTGAATCAAAGTCTTCGTCTGCTCGATAACCACCTTGAGCCCGGCTTCGGGGCTCAGTGAAGGATCTACTTTGAGTGCTTCGATGCCTCGGATAAAGTCGACCTGCGCCATGCCCGCCATGTCATGAATGGCCGCGGTTTGCATTTGCACGTCCTTTATTGGGAGTACGGTTCTTTTGCACGGAATTCCCCTCCGGTAATCATGGTCTGACCACACATGGGCCCAGTGAGTTTGCCACGCTTTCATTGTGGTATTATGAGCCTCAACGGGCCCTGCCCCCTTCCGCATCATCCGCTTATACGACCCCGAAAAGCGGTTCCAACTCACTACTGAAACCACCTTTGGGGCTGCACCGAAAGTGGGTCGACCACGTGGCAGTCCCTCCGCAATTGGTACGACGATCGCATGGATATGGGGGGACTTTTCATCGCGATGAAACCAAACCGAAACCACATTTTCGGTGCCAAATTCAGCGTCTAAAAACGCCAACGAACGAGCAGAAAACACCTCATCAGAGGGCGCCAAAGGCGCGTTTGGACTCAACGAAACGATCACCTCAAAGGCGACATAACAGTTATGACTTGGCAACTTTGCCCCCGCTTGCGCTACGCGTTTTGCAACAGCCTCACTGGTAGAATTACCCCGGAATCGGAGAATCCGAACGCCGTCGACCATGCTCATGTCCGCGTTGGGTGTAGGCACGGATCGGGCGTTGTGCTGGTCGACTTTTGAAAGGTTGTCGCCGCGCTGTTTTTTGATGATCAAGATGCAATAATGTGGATTGGCCATATCCCCAATTATGGGGGGATGAGCAGGCACTAACCTCTATCCCCCAGCTCCAGCCCGATAAATGCCATAGTGTGTGTATGATATTTATCCCGGCTATTTCCCATGCCTCTATCCAGCAAGCAGTTTCACCCCCGCAGCGCATAAAACCCGCTCCGCCCACTACCCACTACTCGCCGCTCCCCCGCCCACGTTGCATTCACCTGGTTGGGCATCGTTTAAAATCAGATGGCGCTAAAACTCGACTACCCTCACGGCGATCTCACGGGCCTCCGGATAACGCGTCCCGTGCAGCGTTCTTAGTGATCGCGCCAGCTTACCGATAACCCGCTCGCTGCGCCGTAGGTTGGCGTCCCGGCAAGCGCATGAGAGTCGCGCAGAGTCAGGTGACTTTTGAGCAGGCGGTTCAAGTGGCCGTTGTCCGGCTCGATGAGGCCTTTTTTTTACGGACAGGTCTTGGTGATCAAGACCGGCTTGAGTGAGCCGTAAATAGGCGAACGGGTGAGGTGCCTGTTGCCCTCCCCTGACCCGCCCCGCCATGCTTGAGTTGACTGGTGTCGGAGGAACTTTGGTGGAGCCGGATTACCCGAACAGCATTCCGAGAAAGACATGGGGCAAGTCGTCGCTCAACCTGACCTTCAGCGACAGGCACGGCACCGCAATCTGCACGTGGCCAAGCGGTGTAGCCCGAGCGGCACAACAAGTGGTCCTTCGGCGTCCTCATTACCACAACGCTGAGCGCGGGGGCGGGCGTCCAATCCACCAGTCTACCCTCCGTGTTTAGGCACCTGCTGAGCTAAACCACCCCGCTCGGACAGTGGCGAAGTCACCACGCCTGCAACCGTGTATTGAATCGTGCGACTTCGCCCACGTTGCCCATTTTTGTCGGGCCCTCACGCGGCCCCAAACCACCCCCGAGCCGAGAGGGACAATTCAGCTAGAATCGGTCCCTTTGCGCTTGGATCGCCGAAAACAGTTTTGGATCTGAGTCACGGGTCCGGTGGGGTGCGAGACACGACACGGCCAAAAGTTCAAACGAGGGGAAATCAACCGATGCCGAAATGGGCCCGGAGGCGACCGACCGTTTCGCCGGCCTCGCGGGCGATCCGGGCAAACCCCGGCGACACCCGCTGATCGGTCGCGACCCGTTGCCAAAAATCTGCGGCCCAGCCTGCGGCCGGCCGCCACCACTCAAGTTCGGCGGGCAAGGGGAGCGCGGGTGCAAACACGGGGAGCGGCGTGGCGTTGCCGGCGACCGGTGCCCACAACATGGGCAACATGTCGTAAGCGGGCGCGAGCCGCAGGGGCAGCGTATCTTCAAGCCAGAAGGCGAGGTTCCCCAAATGCATGTCGCTATTGCCGGTCAGCATCCCGAACGCGTGGCGCAGGCGGATCGAGCGTAGCGCTGCGGCATCAATTAAGCCGCTCGCCATGAGGTTCGCGGCGACGGGCAGCCAGGCGTTCGCATCGGGTCCGGGGAAAGCATCGTGCAACGCTCGCAGGGATACGACGCCGCGTCGTCCGTGCGCACCAACGCGGTCGAAGCGGGGGGCTTCAAAAAAAAGCCGTTCACCCGCGTCAAGCAGTCGGGGGGCCGCATGGCTTTCGCCGTTTTCATGAAGCACGGCCAGCGCATGCGCCTCGCCCACGAGCAGGTCGGCCCAACGGCGGCCTGTTGGGGTGGACAGCGTATCGGTGAACTTGACGATGACGTGCTCCGGGGCATTCGCACCGGCCAACGTCGCGAGAAACTTGGGCTGTTCGCCTTCAACGGAAGAGCCGCCGCGCGGAGCGAGCACGGATATGGCGTTGAGCGGATAGTGTTCCGCCCGATCCGCCGCGCCGAGGTGGTACGGTGCGGGTTGCAGCATTCGTTCTTGAATCCTGCGCAGCGGAAAATCGCCCACAACAAGATCGCCTGGCAGGTCTTCGCCTTCGGATTGAAGGTACACGAGTGTATCGTCGTCGCCCCAATTGCGTGGATCGGTATCGAGGCCGAGCGCCTGCGGTAGCCCGCGACCTAAGGCGCGGCCGAGGTAGCCTTGTGGGCGGATGTCGCTCAGGAAGAAGGGAAAACCCTCGCTCCATCCCCCGAGCGAAAGCAGCCGGGCGTCCGCCCAAGCGGGTACGTTTTGCGGATGGGCCCAAGCTACGCGCCACCCACCATGCAGTGTGGTGAGTTCGGCCCAGTCTTGGGCGCGGCCCTCAGCGTCGATACGCCGAATCAAAAACGTATCGCCGAGGCCGCGCACAGGTCGGCGCAGCGCATAACGGGCACCGCGCGTAACGCCGAGTCGCACGATGGGCGCGCCCAAGGCCGTGAGCCCCCGAGAAACGCGGGAACGATCAACCCCGACGGCGTCGGCGAGCGCCTGCGCCGTTAGCGGCCCCTGTGACTGGAGCCGGAGCAAGAGGGCGTTGGGATCTAGTTGAAGAGGCCGGGGCATGCCTCAATAACGCACAGATACTTTTTGTTATCTGCAATTGCTAATTTAACCAGAAAAGCTATTTATGTGAAAATGTTGGTTTTTTTCGCACAAATATAAATCTTAATTATTTTTTGCTGGGCTTAACTGGTGCGGCTAATGGAGCTTTAAACTTACGTTGCTGTTTGCGGTACAGATCCACCGACGACCGGGTGACCGATCTGTGCCTAACCTCCATCCCCCACCCTGCTCGGAAATAACTGCCATAGTGTGTGTATGTTATTTAGAGCCTGCCCCAAATTTCCGGATTTTTAAAAAGTGCGCAGAGGTCCATTGGGATTGCGGGCGAACGAGGTGGCACGAATCACCCCAGCGACGTTAAACGGCGGCCCGAATCGATTTTTCCCGCCCCCAAGCGCGGTAGTAAGGTACGGCAAAGCCGGGGCGAGCCCCAGGGTTATTCACATTTTTGCCGGAAAATTGAATTAAGCGGCCAGCGGAAGTGTTATTTCCTCGGCAAGGATTCGTGACACCAGCCAGAGGTTGTGACCGAGTACACTCCAACCCACCGAACGGTAGCGGTTGGCAAACCCTTTACAGCGCAAGCGTCCGCCGAGGCGTTGTTTGAGGATCGCAATGCGCGCTTCGGTCGCCGAACGGCGCCGCTGCAATTGGGCGAAGCGTTTTTCGCTCAAACGCTCCTTGAGCGCGTGCGGATCACGCGGGCATACCGCATCGTAAACGTCTTGTTGCTTGAGCATTGCGGAAGTTTTTTTGGTGGCGAAGCCGCGGTCGGTGCCGACCGCGCTAATCGGCGCACTCAGGTCAAAGCGGTTCTGCCGCGCCAGGCTTTCCTCGAGTTGGCACCATTCTGCCGGAGCCGCGCCCTGGTAGAGTTGCCAGTCGGTGATTAAACCGGAGAGCGCCTCGCTCAACAGCAACGAGTTGCCAAACTCGACTTGGCTCCCTGCTTTGCCGCGAACCAGTACGTTCACATCAAGTTCATGCACGCTGAGGATCTTTTGGTCGTTGGGCACCGGGCGTCCGCCGATGATGCGCTCGTGGGCCTGCTTGATGACGGCGGGCAGTTGGCCGAGCATAGCGTCGATGCGGGTGGTTATCCGCTTGGTTTGGCGTTGGCTGTAATGGGTTTGGCTATACTTCTGCGCCAACAGGTCGCGGTGGCGGCGGGCATGTTCTCCGATCGTGCGTAACAGCGTCTTCATCTTGCGCAGGATCTGTTTACGCGCGCGCTTGGCGTCGTTGCGGCGGCCTGCGTGGGTCATTGACATGCACAACTTGTTCATCTGCTTGGCAAAGCACTCCGGCTCTTCAGGCATACGGTGGAGCAGTCCAGCGCGGCGGATTAAAATCATGGCCTTGAGCAAAGTCTTGGACACATCACGCAACAGCACCCAGTCCACCGGGAAGTGGATGTTGGTCTCCAAGCACGTGCCGTCGATGAGGCAAACATCCATGTCCAGCGGCGCGCTCAACCCGAGTTCAGTGGCGCGATCCTTCTCGCCGCACATCTCCACCAACACTTGCCCCATCCAGCGCACCTGTTCGGCGGTGAAAAACTTCGAGGCCCGCTCCAGCACACTTTTGGACGCCCCCTTGATTCCCTCAAGCGTGCGAACACCGCAAAAATCCGCCAGTAAATCACTTGAGGCAATGCTACGGGAAAGCTCGCGAAAGGATATGTTGCCCAAATGCACCCGCAACACTTCAAAGCGTAACGCTTTGAGCGCAAACTCCATACGCTGGCGTAGTTGTGCGACACTGGCTTGGCCTGCCCCCGCCTTGGCAAAGTCCATCGCCATCGTCTCCAAGTGGCTGCCACGCAACAACGCGTCGAGTCCTTCCAATTGCTGGCGAAACTCGGCGTAATCTTTATTGGCACCGACTGGCGTTAGCGCCGGACGCAACCAGCGTTGCAGGGCAATGGCCGAGGTGGCGGATACGGGTTTTGACTTCATGGCCGATTATAGCGGCTTTTTTTTGACCAAAACCAGGGAATTACCCCTCTTTAGGCATCATTAAACTTATGCTAATAGTTCACTGCTAGGTTTTTATGCTTTCGGGACAGGCTCGAGTTAATGTTTTGAGACAGGAAAGAAACTAACCCTAACTGCGCCTAAGTGAAGCCAGAAACACCTTTGCTGGCAAATCGCTGACAAATAATTTGGGGCGTTCTGTGGCGGTTTCATTCGTGTTGGGGACGCGCTTCACACGCGGTCCTGGCTTTCCGGTCTATCGCGATTCGGCAAGGGGGGGGAATTGGGGTTGCATTCGCCATTCGCGAATAGAGAATATGCACACATGAAAGCTCAGGATGTCATGGTCGCACTCAAGTTGCTCAATCCCGACGCGCCTCAGGGTTATGCCCTTTTGGGGCAATCGGTGGGTTTGAGCGCTTCGGAAGCCCATGCGTGCGTGCGCCGGTTGGTCGAGTCTCGGTTGGTCGAGCCGGTTTCGCGGCGGGTTAATCGCCAGGCGTTGCTGCGTTTTTTAATCAACGGGCTTCCCTTTGTTTTTCCGGCCAGTCTGCAGGCCAGTACCCGGGGCGTGCCGACCG belongs to Opitutus sp. and includes:
- a CDS encoding plasmid recombination protein, whose product is MANPHYCILIIKKQRGDNLSKVDQHNARSVPTPNADMSMVDGVRILRFRGNSTSEAVAKRVAQAGAKLPSHNCYVAFEVIVSLSPNAPLAPSDEVFSARSLAFLDAEFGTENVVSVWFHRDEKSPHIHAIVVPIAEGLPRGRPTFGAAPKVVSVVSWNRFSGSYKRMMRKGAGPVEAHNTTMKAWQTHWAHVWSDHDYRRGIPCKRTVLPIKDVQMQTAAIHDMAGMAQVDFIRGIEALKVDPSLSPEAGLKVVIEQTKTLIQASFVGVIQPLVELASRGVQLEVERESRAELGDRNQRLDAELSDALKANVALHQEARDLGVHVQELKDENESLKCSINMRKDGVVADWVDEMTDSELREWVLAELGRREQDRRGPHGHQTRPPLSDPGISPNPSGAPSH
- a CDS encoding IS21 family transposase → MIDYELYCRIKQAEAAGHSAPQIARSLQLHVQTVRRWQAQEKYVRSQAAQVPRPSKLDVHKPAIARWLEAHPFTAMQLWQKVRERGYTGGYSILKDYVRRVRPRNLEAFLTLKFAPGQTAQVDWGSFGAVEVDGTRRALSFFVMVLGYSRFLHVEFTLGQGQEWWLGCHRRAFEKLGGVPREVMVDNCKTAVLSHVPGTDPVYNAQYLDFARHYGFTIKACGLGHPQSKGMVENAVGYVKKSFLGGRQMNGFTELGPAASLWLETVANVRVHAETQGRPVDRLPEERAALLPLNPVASPAVRTLSVRASRRCRVSIETNRYSVPTKFAGALLTAQIEGAQVRFYADRTLVAEHARSFARRADVENPEHVRELEERKRQGARQRLRLRFLELSPAAPAYQRGLEERRLNAGHHLATIVGLVALYGTEAVGRAIESAHELGAYSSDYILNLLEQRARALPQAGPIHLTRADALAALELELRPPDLSPYTQ
- a CDS encoding ATP-binding protein; the protein is MAGFRLKYLKLGYLLRHHGELTAEAAKARCSHAEFLRRLVQAETQDRQIRALERRIQAARFPVKKTVDQFQWDWPKELNEAQVRHLFELGFVKERTNVVFCGGVGLGKTHLASALGYAACQAGYTVLFTTAVDAINALVTAQSLHRLQAELKRYMTPAVLVLDEVGYLPLDKSGADLLFQIVSQRYERGSLIVTTNKAYKHWAGIFNNDAGITAAILDRLLHRAQTVVIEGKSYRMKDRLADEPAS
- a CDS encoding type II toxin-antitoxin system RelE/ParE family toxin — its product is MIQSFADKPTESLWFGRRPPELPPVIHKTALKKLTQLHGASALDELRIPPGNRLEPLKGNRIGQHSIRVNDQYRVCFRWDAQSAHDVEITDYH
- the yjjJ gene encoding type II toxin-antitoxin system HipA family toxin YjjJ, which produces MPRPLQLDPNALLLRLQSQGPLTAQALADAVGVDRSRVSRGLTALGAPIVRLGVTRGARYALRRPVRGLGDTFLIRRIDAEGRAQDWAELTTLHGGWRVAWAHPQNVPAWADARLLSLGGWSEGFPFFLSDIRPQGYLGRALGRGLPQALGLDTDPRNWGDDDTLVYLQSEGEDLPGDLVVGDFPLRRIQERMLQPAPYHLGAADRAEHYPLNAISVLAPRGGSSVEGEQPKFLATLAGANAPEHVIVKFTDTLSTPTGRRWADLLVGEAHALAVLHENGESHAAPRLLDAGERLFFEAPRFDRVGAHGRRGVVSLRALHDAFPGPDANAWLPVAANLMASGLIDAAALRSIRLRHAFGMLTGNSDMHLGNLAFWLEDTLPLRLAPAYDMLPMLWAPVAGNATPLPVFAPALPLPAELEWWRPAAGWAADFWQRVATDQRVSPGFARIAREAGETVGRLRAHFGIG
- a CDS encoding HigA family addiction module antidote protein, giving the protein MSKHLNVHPGELLREDFLIPMGITPYRLAKDAKLPQQRVNEIVNEKRGISAETDLHLCAYFGLNPGYWLRVQLAYDLREAINTVGDKIKATVQPLKAA
- a CDS encoding transposase; the encoded protein is MPPFLPPEKAHPEGESENPDHKATPSDAAEVLIVDTPGGRFRAQFAPELPVSPLGALVFFTQYLCATGGFEALVADTPLCYSSNRAHRPRDVIGTLLLGMLSGHYRYAHLAALRGDDIAPSLLGLKSIVSEDCVRRALARIGAEQGQDWLRRHLDQTCHGFLDNQWILDIDVTIKPIYGRQEGASIGYNPQKPGRPSHAYHTYWIATLRLCLDVEVHPGDQSAAGHGFAGLWALIDRLPAERRPHLLRGDCAYGQEALLSEAEARKLNYLFKLRRTAKARELVAALERTTTTAWTDAGQGWQGCESCLRLQGWNRARRVVVLRRRLNDQRHPRARRRLVREQADHALLLNIPDAAACEPIIYEHQILVTSLPYEILTLATLYRERGGAENPFDELKNQWSWSGFTSQELNSCQHAARLAALVYNWWTLYHRLLQPGQHHEAVSTRPRLLCGATRQSEHSGQRRLDVRLSHAEAPRLSELITKLARWLHGILHNAEQWSVAQRWGQIVARILQENFPVLGPEPPLATAPS